One Glycine max cultivar Williams 82 chromosome 4, Glycine_max_v4.0, whole genome shotgun sequence DNA segment encodes these proteins:
- the LOC100305497 gene encoding uncharacterized protein LOC100305497 (The RefSeq protein has 2 substitutions compared to this genomic sequence) — protein sequence MEQNKEKNAPWLSVPQFGDWDQKEQVPDYSLDFSKIRETRKQNKTNISRASLGNEEELTASATNNANTVHSDEHQHPHYNQTNSPTSRRSFLSYFNCCVKA from the exons ATGGAGCAGAGTAAGGAG AAAAATGCTCCTTGGTTATCAGTGCCACAGTTTGGGGACTGGGATCAGAAGGGACAAGTGCCGGACTACTCGCTAGATTTCTCTAAAATTCGGGAAACGAGGAAGCAAAACAAGACAAATATTTCAAGGGCAAGTCTTGGTAACGAAGAGGAGCTCACGGCTTCTGCCACTAACAATGCAAACACTGTCCACAGTGATGAGCACCAGCACCCCCACTACAACCAAACCAACTCTCCAACT TCCAGGAGGAGCTTCCTGAGCTACTTCAACTGTTGCGTAAAAGCTTGA
- the LOC100797441 gene encoding developmentally-regulated G-protein 3, with protein MATVMQKIKDIEDEMAKTQKNKATAHHLGLLKAKLAKLRRELLTPSSKGAGGAGEGFDVTKSGDSRVGLVGFPSVGKSTLLNKLTGTFSEVASYEFTTLTCIPGVITYRGAKIQLLDLPGIIEGAKDGKGRGRQVISTARTCNCILIVLDAIKPITHKRLIEKELEGFGIRLNKEPPNLTFRKKDKGGLNLTSTVTTTHLDLETVKAICSEYRIHNADITLRYDATADDLIDVIEGSRVYIPCIYVVNKIDQITLEELEILDKLPHYCPISAHLEWNLDGLLEKIWEYLNLTRIYTKPKGMNPDYEDPVILSSKKRTVEDFCDRIHKDMLKQFKYALVWGSSAKHKPQRVGKEHELEDEDVVQIIKKV; from the exons ATGGCGACGGTGATGCAGAAGATCAAAGATATCGAAGATGAG ATGGCAAAGACCCAAAAAAACAAGGCTACTGCTCATCATCTGGGCTTGCTGAAG GCTAAATTAGCAAAGTTGCGGAGGGAACTCCTTACACCTTCATCAAAAGGAGCTGGAGGTGCTGGTGAAGGTTTTGATGTTACTAAAAGTGGGGATTCAAGAGTTGGTCTTGTGGGCTTCCCTTCAGTTGGCAAATCTACTCTACTAAATAAGTTGACCGGGACATTTTCTGAG GTTGCTTCCTATGAGTTTACTACCTTAACTTGCATCCCAGGTGTGATCACATATCGTGGAGCTAAAATCCAG TTGTTGGATCTCCCTGGAATTATCGAGGGTGCTAAGGATGGAAAGGGTAGAGGAAGGCAG GTTATTAGTACTGCAAGAACATGCAATTGCATTTTGATTGTCCTTGATGCAATTAAGCCAATAACTCATAAGCGTCTTATCGAAAAAGAGCTAGAGGGATTTGGTATAAG GTTAAACAAAGAGCCACCAAATCTGACTTTTAGGAAGAAAGACAAAGGTGGACTCAATCTCACCTCAACTGTCACCACAACACATCTAGATCTTGAGACTGTGAAGGCTATATGTAGTGAGTACAGAATTCACAATGCAGATATTACTCTCAGGTATGATGCCACTGCTGATGACCTTATAGATGTCATTGAGGGAAGTAGGGTGTATATACCTTGTATCTATGTTGTGAACAAGATTGATCAGATCACACTTGAGGAACTGGAGATCTTGGATAAGCTACCTCATTACTGCCCAATCAG TGCACATCTGGAGTGGAACCTTGATGGTCTTCTGGAGAAAATTTGGGAATATCTCAACTTAACTCGTATTTATACTAAACCTAAAGGGATGAATCCTGATTATGAAGACCCTGTAATATTATCCTCTAAGAAGAGGACAGTTGAGGACTTCTGCGATCGCATTCACAAGGACATGCTTAAACAGTTTAAGTA TGCTTTGGTCTGGGGTTCAAGTGCAAAACACAAGCCTCAAAGAGTTGGCAAG GAGCATGAACTTGAAGATGAAGACGTTGTTCAGATTATCAAGAAAGTATAA
- the LOC100797441 gene encoding developmentally-regulated G-protein 3 isoform X1 — MATVMQKIKDIEDEMAKTQKNKATAHHLGLLKAKLAKLRRELLTPSSKGAGGAGEGFDVTKSGDSRVGLVGFPSVGKSTLLNKLTGTFSEVASYEFTTLTCIPGVITYRGAKIQLLDLPGIIEGAKDGKGRGRQVISTARTCNCILIVLDAIKPITHKRLIEKELEGFGIRLNKEPPNLTFRKKDKGGLNLTSTVTTTHLDLETVKAICSEYRIHNADITLRYDATADDLIDVIEGSRVYIPCIYVVNKIDQITLEELEILDKLPHYCPISALVWGSSAKHKPQRVGKEHELEDEDVVQIIKKV, encoded by the exons ATGGCGACGGTGATGCAGAAGATCAAAGATATCGAAGATGAG ATGGCAAAGACCCAAAAAAACAAGGCTACTGCTCATCATCTGGGCTTGCTGAAG GCTAAATTAGCAAAGTTGCGGAGGGAACTCCTTACACCTTCATCAAAAGGAGCTGGAGGTGCTGGTGAAGGTTTTGATGTTACTAAAAGTGGGGATTCAAGAGTTGGTCTTGTGGGCTTCCCTTCAGTTGGCAAATCTACTCTACTAAATAAGTTGACCGGGACATTTTCTGAG GTTGCTTCCTATGAGTTTACTACCTTAACTTGCATCCCAGGTGTGATCACATATCGTGGAGCTAAAATCCAG TTGTTGGATCTCCCTGGAATTATCGAGGGTGCTAAGGATGGAAAGGGTAGAGGAAGGCAG GTTATTAGTACTGCAAGAACATGCAATTGCATTTTGATTGTCCTTGATGCAATTAAGCCAATAACTCATAAGCGTCTTATCGAAAAAGAGCTAGAGGGATTTGGTATAAG GTTAAACAAAGAGCCACCAAATCTGACTTTTAGGAAGAAAGACAAAGGTGGACTCAATCTCACCTCAACTGTCACCACAACACATCTAGATCTTGAGACTGTGAAGGCTATATGTAGTGAGTACAGAATTCACAATGCAGATATTACTCTCAGGTATGATGCCACTGCTGATGACCTTATAGATGTCATTGAGGGAAGTAGGGTGTATATACCTTGTATCTATGTTGTGAACAAGATTGATCAGATCACACTTGAGGAACTGGAGATCTTGGATAAGCTACCTCATTACTGCCCAATCAG TGCTTTGGTCTGGGGTTCAAGTGCAAAACACAAGCCTCAAAGAGTTGGCAAG GAGCATGAACTTGAAGATGAAGACGTTGTTCAGATTATCAAGAAAGTATAA